A region from the Hominilimicola fabiformis genome encodes:
- the dnaJ gene encoding molecular chaperone DnaJ: MAEKRDYYEVLGVSKGASDDEIKKAFRKMSKKYHPDLNPNNKEAEKKFKEVNEAYQVLSDPEKKSKYDQFGHAGVDPNFGAGGGGFNGGGFDFGDIFGDFFGGGFGGFGGGQRRNGPKRGADIRKIIDLTFEEAAFGCHREMSIQAQEKCETCGGSGAKKGTTAQTCQHCHGTGQIRTQQRTVLGYMTNVTTCPHCHGEGKIVKDPCPDCRGTGKVRKSKKIEVDIPAGIDDGQTIQLSGKGEAGDKGGPNGDLLLTIRVHPHQMFKREGTNVFIDMPISFVQAALGATVQVPTLDGPVELKIPEGTQTGSKFRMKGRGIPSIRSKVRGDQYVTVNVEVPRNLNSKQKELLREFEEDKNYKQKKSFAEKMKDFLNK; this comes from the coding sequence TTGGCTGAAAAAAGAGATTATTATGAGGTGCTCGGAGTTTCAAAGGGTGCTTCTGATGATGAAATAAAAAAGGCATTCAGAAAGATGAGTAAGAAATACCATCCTGACCTTAATCCGAACAATAAAGAGGCGGAGAAAAAGTTTAAGGAGGTAAACGAGGCTTATCAAGTGCTTTCTGACCCTGAAAAGAAAAGTAAATACGACCAATTCGGACACGCAGGTGTTGACCCGAACTTCGGAGCGGGCGGCGGTGGCTTTAACGGCGGCGGTTTTGACTTTGGCGATATATTCGGCGATTTCTTCGGAGGCGGTTTCGGAGGATTCGGCGGCGGTCAAAGAAGAAACGGACCAAAACGCGGTGCTGATATTCGTAAGATTATTGATCTAACTTTTGAAGAAGCGGCATTCGGCTGTCACAGAGAAATGAGTATACAGGCACAGGAAAAATGTGAAACTTGCGGTGGCAGTGGTGCTAAAAAGGGTACTACCGCACAAACTTGTCAGCATTGTCACGGAACAGGTCAAATCCGTACACAACAAAGAACTGTACTGGGTTATATGACTAACGTTACGACTTGTCCGCACTGTCACGGTGAAGGTAAGATTGTAAAAGATCCTTGTCCTGACTGTCGCGGTACAGGTAAGGTAAGAAAGTCGAAGAAGATAGAAGTTGATATTCCGGCGGGTATTGATGACGGTCAGACAATTCAACTTTCAGGTAAAGGCGAGGCCGGCGATAAAGGCGGTCCTAACGGCGACTTACTTCTTACAATAAGAGTACATCCGCATCAGATGTTTAAACGTGAGGGAACGAATGTATTTATAGATATGCCTATATCATTTGTACAGGCTGCTTTGGGTGCAACCGTACAAGTACCTACACTTGACGGCCCTGTTGAGCTGAAAATCCCTGAGGGAACTCAGACAGGTTCAAAATTCAGAATGAAGGGCAGAGGTATTCCGTCAATCAGAAGTAAGGTAAGAGGCGACCAATACGTTACTGTAAACGTAGAAGTGCCGAGAAACCTTAATTCAAAGCAAAAAGAACTTTTGCGTGAATTTGAAGAAGATAAAAATTATAAACAAAAGAAATCTTTTGCAGAAAAGATGAAAGATTTCTTGAACAAATAA
- the dnaK gene encoding molecular chaperone DnaK: MGKIIGIDLGTTNSCVAVMEGGNPNVITNSEGARTTPSVVAFQKDGERIVGQVAKRQAVTNADRTIMSIKRKMGTSEKVTIDGKAYTPQEISAMILTKLKQDAESYLGETVTQAVITVPAYFNDSQRQATKDAGKIAGLEVLRIINEPTAAALAYGVSDTGKKVMVYDLGGGTFDVSILDIDDGVFEVLSTNGDTHLGGDDFDQAIINYLLDEFKKTEGVDLSTDKMAMQRLKEAAEKSKIELSTTTTSNINLPFITADATGPKHMDITLTKAKFDELTADLVARTLTCIRNAMNDAGLNASQIDEVLLVGGSSRIPAVQEAVKKEMGKEPNKGINPDECVAVGAARQAGVLGGEETGVLLLDVTPLSLGIETMGGVFTKLIERNTTIPTNKSQIFSTAADGQTSVEVHVLQGEREMAQYNKTLGRFNLTGIAPAPRGVPQIEVTFDIDANGIVNVSAKDLGTGNEQKITITASSNLSDEDIDRAVKEAEKYAEEDKKRKEEVEIRNNAESLVYQCEKAVKDAGDKIDDNTKSMVETEVNKVKEALKGTDSAAIKAATDELQEKFYAVAQQMYQQANPQGDPNAQQGAPNDDGVYEADYREVDNDDNNQQ; encoded by the coding sequence GACAGAACAATTATGTCAATTAAGAGAAAAATGGGTACAAGCGAAAAAGTTACAATCGACGGTAAAGCTTATACACCACAAGAAATCTCGGCAATGATTCTTACAAAGTTAAAGCAAGATGCAGAAAGCTATCTTGGTGAAACTGTAACACAGGCTGTTATCACAGTTCCTGCTTACTTCAACGACTCACAGCGTCAGGCTACAAAGGACGCAGGTAAGATTGCAGGTCTTGAAGTTTTGAGAATTATCAACGAGCCTACTGCCGCAGCTCTTGCATACGGTGTAAGCGACACAGGTAAGAAAGTAATGGTATACGACCTTGGCGGCGGTACATTTGATGTATCTATCCTTGACATTGATGACGGTGTATTTGAAGTTCTTTCAACAAATGGTGATACTCACCTTGGCGGTGACGATTTCGACCAGGCAATTATCAACTACTTGCTTGACGAATTTAAGAAAACAGAGGGCGTAGACCTTTCAACAGATAAGATGGCTATGCAAAGATTAAAAGAGGCTGCTGAAAAGTCAAAGATTGAACTTTCGACAACAACAACTTCAAACATTAATCTTCCATTCATCACAGCTGACGCAACAGGTCCAAAGCATATGGATATTACACTTACAAAAGCTAAGTTTGATGAACTTACAGCTGACCTTGTAGCAAGAACACTTACATGTATCAGAAACGCTATGAATGACGCAGGTCTTAACGCATCACAAATCGATGAAGTCCTTCTTGTCGGCGGTTCTTCAAGAATTCCTGCTGTACAAGAGGCTGTTAAGAAAGAAATGGGCAAAGAGCCTAATAAGGGTATCAACCCTGACGAATGTGTTGCAGTAGGTGCTGCAAGACAGGCAGGTGTACTTGGCGGTGAAGAAACAGGCGTTCTTCTACTTGATGTTACACCGCTTTCACTTGGTATCGAAACAATGGGTGGTGTATTTACAAAGCTTATCGAAAGAAATACAACAATCCCTACAAACAAATCACAAATATTCTCAACTGCCGCAGACGGTCAAACTTCTGTTGAAGTACACGTTCTTCAAGGTGAAAGAGAAATGGCTCAGTACAACAAGACTTTGGGACGTTTCAATCTAACAGGAATTGCTCCTGCTCCGAGAGGTGTGCCACAGATTGAAGTTACATTCGATATTGACGCAAACGGTATCGTAAACGTAAGTGCTAAAGACCTTGGCACAGGCAACGAACAGAAGATTACTATTACAGCATCTTCTAACCTAAGTGACGAAGATATTGACAGAGCTGTTAAAGAAGCTGAAAAGTACGCTGAAGAAGATAAAAAGCGTAAAGAAGAAGTTGAAATCAGAAACAACGCAGAATCACTTGTATATCAATGTGAAAAGGCTGTTAAAGATGCAGGTGATAAGATTGACGATAATACAAAGTCAATGGTTGAAACTGAAGTAAACAAGGTTAAAGAGGCTCTAAAGGGTACAGACTCGGCAGCTATTAAGGCGGCTACAGACGAACTTCAAGAAAAGTTCTACGCAGTTGCACAGCAAATGTATCAGCAAGCTAATCCGCAGGGTGATCCTAATGCACAACAGGGTGCACCAAATGATGACGGTGTTTATGAGGCTGATTACAGAGAAGTTGACAACGACGATAACAATCAACAATAA